In the genome of Myxocyprinus asiaticus isolate MX2 ecotype Aquarium Trade chromosome 45, UBuf_Myxa_2, whole genome shotgun sequence, the window gttgttACATatttggtgagacgcaatgctggaaagtaaataaacaacgtccatcttttactctccatgacaacgagcttatagataactagctaatcacgcagctactttcattgttgtcagctgagtggaagctaatgtgtaaacatgtattcaccaaactgttttgttcaggattcacagtttggtacccccttcaaccgaacaattcctgtcgttgcatttataaaatgtaatatttaaaagtctgattttcaaccgttgaaagtttcccctgaacttgtatagcagaatacggtgtaacaccgctgcttattttctcagtgttcatttctagaatttgttgacaatgtataataataatatcaaatattctttgataaaaatatttgtttaagaaagcagccttccgagtacctttgcatagtcatatcggtgcacaatcaacatagaaaaggtctgttttcattccagctcaaaaatttgctatatcggtcaccatatcggtaatctgtgaattttccctctctaaaatcggtatcggtcaggctctaattaaaagtgaaacagtctgtctgtaaacaattgttggaaaacttactcgtgtcatgcacaaagtatatgtcctaaatgacttgccaaaactatagtttgcgaatatgaaatctgtggagtggttaaaaaatgagttttaatgacttcaacctaagtgtatgtaaactaatgacttcaactgtattacaGAAGTATACTGTGAATATTTGTGAATTTTCACagcaaaaaaacaatgcaaatagcATCAAAATTTGGGCTGCAATAATCAAGAAAATGTGCCGTAAAATCCTGGTGTTGGGATTGATGAATGtctaattgcattagataacaaaataaaaccaaCTGGCATCTGCGATCAAATGTTTCTGAAGTTTGAACagtttatctgttgttttatcatttaaaacctaacaaaattCTTTAGTttagcttgaaaagtgtgcttgtactatctttcttaaaattaaatgccacttggtttagaAAACAAGATAAAGTTAAGATAAATTAAGTGTCTTACCATAAATCTGGTTTCAACCCTTTAGCTGTCCTGAAGGCAGGTCAGAAGGTCAAGGCCTtgaacatgacaaacaaacaaatataagtGGCTTGAAATTATCTGTAATAACtaaaaatcatttatttaatgATCCCTCCTATAAAAATCTAAACCCTGAAGACATTACAAATGATTAAGACATTTAGAGGCACTGCACTGAAAtgcaaaataactaaaaatagagATGCATGCTatattaaaaagcaaaaattgatgttacagtgaggcacttacaatggaagtgaatggggccaatttttggagggtttaaaggcagaaatacgaagcttataattttataaaagcacttacattaattattctgttaaaacttgcgtattatttgagctgtaaatttgtttaaatcatcattttagggttttagggtctgTTTATATTACATcgttatggcaacgaagttgtaaagttggataactttacacagaaaaggttagtaagtgattttatcacactaaaatcatgttaacatgcatattgtttacgtcttgtggctatatgttTGAAATAgcgaatattttaacgtttacagattggccccattgacttccattgtatgtgcctcactgtaacctcgatttttgcttttattaaagaaaaggagggtaaattgaaaatgtatttttgtggtaatcaatattatgccacaaatgctgtcgactgagcttataTTCCTTTGTGTCCCACTTAACCTGTGTTCCTATTATAATTTTGACCGTTAAATATTTTAACAGGTGATTCGTCTTTAACGTTAGTTTTACATAGTGATGGCTAGTTAGATTgtaatagatattaaaataactAGATATTATTTTATAACTAGGACTATGAGGTTGAAAGTACCCTTATCTGGGGGTAATTTGTGGGTGTGGGGTATATCCTGAGGGCAGACCcttatggagttatatatgtgccacaattctgcatgcgcaaaattatattttgagcgcacaaaaatgttctgcacaTGCAAGATGAAATTTttagcgcacaaaaagttattttgcatgcgcaagatgatattttgagcgcacaaaaaattTTCCGCacgcaaaaaaaatattttgagtgcacaaacaAATGTTCTGCGCACACAAAATGAAATTGTGCGTACAGAAAGCTATTTtgcacgcgcaagatgatattttgagtgcaaaaaaaaattctgcacgtACAAGatgttttgagcgcacaaaacattttcatcattCATCTTGCACATGCTTGAACTGTTTTGTAAAGCTCAAATCTCCTTGCaaagataaattcattttgagcaaacaaaaatctattttgtgcttgaataaagtttatttgaatgtgaatttgctcagaattctTACATTTTGCTTTCTCCTCCTAACCACTCTGCGTGctcgcagaattgtggcacaagtaTAACTCCATAAATCCTCTCATATTACACTCCTTCCCGCGAGAACACCCTCAGTCGCGCCAAAACCCCACCTGGGGTGTATTTCTCATCTTTTTTCTTGCCTGAGCTTGCCATGTAAAGCTGGCATTCGGCGTCaattaatgatttttttcttaTTAATTAAGTCCCCGCTGAGTTTCAGCAGCGTCTTCAATACTTAATGCGCGCCTGGAATAAACCACATATCAAGAGCGCGCCTCAAGCGCGCCCACAGCCCCGCCAATAACTCCCCAGAGACGTAGTCACAGCGCTCCTCTGATTGGCTACAGGGATCGCACTGAGGAATTCTGTCCTCGCTCAGCCAACCAGCGTCGACATATTTGCATAGCGCCGTTGTGATTGGCTGAGCGAGTGGGAACTTCTTCAAAGCGCCAGAAAACAAGCTTTAGCGCGTGATTCGTATGAGTTCAAGCAGCAAAGCGGCTATTTCAGCACGTACCAGCTGAAATAAGAAGATTATTCGGACAGATCTTCTAATTTAGAGGGAAAATTATGCTCATTTAAAGAGGATCACCTTGCACtggatttgtttacattttttcgtGTATTTTCCTCCAAGATTAGAGTAAGGTAAGAACAGAGAGATATATATGTCTATCTGACTCACATAATGacgtaatttaaattaatttctttaaactCGAgggttattttaattatttcagcATGGCAAGCCTTTTTTACTCGTGatcaaataatcagaaaaaaattaacAGGGTTTATGTAGGTTATTTAGTAGCTACAACCCATCCTACTGATCCTCGAGGTCCCGAACAACATAATATATATTCATAAAGGATTATTCCAATAGTATATATCTGAATGTGAATGTTAAATAAGTGATCATAGTGATCCGACTGGTTTCGTTATCAGGCAACTGCTCAAAAACTTTGCGCCAAAATCTATCCACCATCATCAAATCAGAACCAAAAAGTTGTATTAATATTCATAAGTAGTAACAATCTCATTAATTATGTAGTAGTATAATATCTCATATAATATGTAATTGTCTAGTAGTGTAGTAAAActaatatctatatatatatatatatatatatatatataaaactttataataacttttaaattaatcATTTGACAAACATAGTGCTTTACAGATCATTTACATTCAGAAATTAATTATATGAGTCAAAGTGTCATATTTTGCCTGTAACTATTTGAatgtacattaactaatgatcatTTATTAGTTGTTATAAATTTATTAGaaactttattatttattcatacacTAAATGAACAGTAATGTATTagctaaaataataatactagCAAAACAACTATATATATTGTGACAAGTCCGAAAGTTCACTGTAAGTATGCTCATTatgatttattgtttgttttgtagaTGGAGATGAAGTGTTTATCTCTGAAGGATCTGGTTAGTGTGAGGAAGATTAAGACAGGCCCAAATGAAACTGACAATATAAATGACCAGAAAGTAAGATGATCTAATTTTATTTACAGCATGTTATCTACAATAATTTATGTACTGGTACATATGcagattttgtactttttttaccCTTATTTAACAGGAGAACATCTGTGTGGACAGGAGAAAAATGACCCCTCTGAAGTCCGATTCTGTGACAACAGCCATTAATGGACACAGGAGAGTCTCAAGTCCAGATATCACTCATATCACCCCCATCAAACATCCTGAGAGGGCCCATACAGACCCCTGGACCCCCACAGCAAACCTGAAGATGCTGATCAGCGCCGCCAGCCCAGACATCCGCGACAGAGAAATGAAAAAGACCCTCTTCAGACCCATAGAAAACGAGGAGAATGTTGTAGAGaatgaggaagaggaagaagaactCGATGACTCCTGTCAGGTATGAGGAGAATATGTTTAAATCCGTTTAATGTCCCTCAACAGTTAATGCATCCATCCCTTTACCATTGAGactgtaaaaaacattttgttgtttcAGTTTGAAACATTAGACGATGGTGGAGATGATCCCGAGAGAAGACCCAGTCGCAAGCAGAAGAGTTTGGGGCTTCTGTGTCAGAAATTTCTGGCCTTGTACCCCGATTACCCCAAAGCCTCAAAAAGCATCAAAATCTCTCTGGATGAGGTGGCCACATGTTTAGGTAAAAGACCAGAATGCATATTTCCTATATAATTAGCCATAGAATTCACATTCAAGGGGTATAAACTCTGTGGTGTGACGCAGGTGTGGAAAGGCGGCGTATCTACGACATCGTGAACGTGCTGGAGTCCCTGATGCTGGTGAGCAGAATGGCGAAGAACCTGTACTTGTGGCACGGACGATCGCTGCTGCCTAAAACCCTGCAGGAACTCCAGCAGAAGGGCCGAGAACAGGGCTACCATCTGCAGATGGACCCGAGAGACGAAACCAGTCTGCATGCCACCCACCACGCACAGAACACACAAGGTACCTAAAGAAGAATCATCCAAATTAAGGGTTTTATTCTGCGTATATTGCATGTATTCAGATTGGCATGATTTGCCTTATTACACAGagctttaaaacatttatgtaGCACTCTTTATGTTAAAACCATAGTGACGGTTGCCCTGTTAATGGCAGTATTAGCATCTCTCCTGGTGAAGCCATGTGCAACATTGATAGGTGACTCATTAACAGCGTGTGAGCAGCACAACACTGGTTGTCAGGTGTGTTAATCACAGGTTAATCCCATCACAGCACACAGACTCTTTGTTTGAGAGGAGTGAAGCTCATTATTCAGTTTAGAGTATGCAGAGAACAAGTTCAGACATGTTTATCGTCTATTGAGTTTTTTTGTAGGTGTGACATGATTAAATCATGACACTGACTCATTAGTTATTTCTCATCACTTATTCATATTGGCAGTTTTTTATCTGCAATATGGAATAAGGTGGATATTAGATATTATTTAAGGAGCTGACTGTTTTCTATGCCAGATAGTATTAAAGTAAAAAGTACCAAACAACAGATACCCATATTTtatactgtgtattttaatgttttgatgcCTGATGGGTTTCTCTTGAAGCATGTAAATATCTAAATTGTAAGAAAATAAAGGGTGAACAAGTGTACAGGCAAGTGTATTACTATTTAAAGAGCATATTTAATTCACAGTGgcaattcaaagtactttttttaataaacaatacaGTATAGATTTTTTTGGCCATAATATAACATGCAAATAATTCATTTAAATCAGATAAAGTCAGCTTCAATTATTAAATTAAtcgtgtattattattattattattattttaaataaacaatacaattttttggccataatataacacaaatattttaattaaatcagaTAAAATCAGCTTACGTCATTTAATTAATCAGATATTAAATAAAATTCACTTTGAAAAACAATAAAGTGTAGATTTTTCAGCCATAATATATCATGCAATTAACTCAATTAAAtcagtttaaataattaaattaatcaggtgttaaattaaataattaaattcacaCCAAAAAAACCAATAAACTAcggtttttttttcattatatgaCATGCAAATAATTCAGTTAAATCAGATAAAATCagcttaaataattacatttaatcaggtattaaattaaataattaaattcacttaaaaaataaaaaaaatgaataaactacaTTTTTAGGCCATAATATAACAtgcaaataatttaattaaattagatCAAATTAGCTTCAATAATTCAATTGATCAggtattaaattaaatgattaaatttactttttgtaatcaaataaaaaaacaataaagtgTAGATTTTTCggccaaaatataacatacaaataattaaataaaatccggttaaattcaattaattcagttaattgggcaaaaatgtatgcattcCATATATGGAGAAAATGTGTCTGTTCGCTGTAGTTTATTGTGGACTATACCTGAGTGAATTATCGTTTAGTTTAAATCATTTGTTTGATTTCATGGATATTGCTCTGGTACATGTTTACATGAAAATATagatgttttatttgcatattccATGAGTTTGAGTTTGATGATTTGATTAAGAAATTACTGctttgggggtctgggtagctcagtggtaaaaatgctggctaccacccctggagttcgctagtttgaatcccagggtgtgctgagtgactccagccaggtctcctaagcaacaaaattggcccagttgctagggagggtagagtcacatggggtaacctcctcgtggtcgctataatgtggttcgttctcggtgggacacgtggtgagttgagcgtggatggcgtgaagcctccacacacgctatgtctccgcggcgacgcgcccaacaagccacgtgataagatgcacgggttgacggtctcagacgcggaggcaactgggatttgtcctccaccactcagattgaggcgagtcactacgccaccacgaggacttaaaagcgcattgggaattgggcattccaaattgggtgataaagggaaaacaaattaaaaatacagcTTTTTATGCCCTGCGTTCCTCGTCCAATGTGGTTATTGTAATAAACATTGTACAGTGGAGCTCCTTATCAAGAACACTTTAAGACTGTTTAGGGTTGAGTTGACTATATGGCTCTTTAGACatcaaaatgtattgttttctAGTTTCCTTAAAGCATCAATACATAGATGAtggtttgtttctctctctcgtacagcAGCGTCCAGCCGAAGGAAAGATAAATCTCTCCGCATCATGAGCCAGAAGTTTGTCATGCTGTTCCTGGTGTCCAAAACACATACTGTTACGCTGGATACGGCTGCTAAGATTCTGATCGAGGAGGGTCAGGATGAGTCCAGCCACAGCAAATATAAAAGTAAGACAATAAACATTGTTAGCACTCCTATATGAAGGAGCATATTTGATAGCATTAATGGTTTCTTCATTGCTTAGCCAAGGTACGCCGCTTGTATGATATCGCTAACGTCCTCACCAGCCTGAATCTGATAAAGAAACTTCACGTGAGAGAGGAGAAAAGCCGCAAACCCGCCTTCAAATGGATCGGACCCACCGATTTCCACAGCAGCAGCGGTACGACTGACACTTCCTGTTTTATATACTTtagagtcaacatgaaatggctttAGTGAGTGAAACGGAATATTCAAAGAGAAATAATGTGGGGCGGGGCTTTACTTCATCCGCCAGAATTTGATTGGATTGTGGCTGATAGGCTGTGATGTTATTggttaatatgatttttttccccccacccaCGCAtccttgtttacattcagcagaaaaaaaaagtgatttcagTGGTGGAGAAAGGCACTAATAAGACCAGGAATATTTATTAAGAACATACACAATGTCAATTATGAATTTCACGTTGATTAAGCttgttgtattttatgtttattttacaagACTCAGACAGTTTGAGAGTGTCAGATTTTAAGAAGAGCTCCTCTGTCATGGGCACAGGAGAACGGCGAGAGAAGATGGCACGTCACGACTCATTTCAGGTCCTTTCCTCCCCTTCTGTCAATCAAAGACAGATAAACTCCGCCCCTAGCACACCTCACAGAGATCCCAAAAGTAAGAATCAAAATTAACAGCATGTAGCATAATGCATCTGCATCGATTACATGCAATGTATGAAATTTAACAAAATGGTTTGTGTTTGTATAATCAGACGAGCCGGTTGATTATTCCAGGAAGACTGTGCCGTTTGGAGACAGGTGAGTCAATCAAGTTAGACATTTTATGTCTCATAGCGTTCAAAATGTACCCTTTTATGTACTAAATGTTGTTGTATGTTGTGCTCTTGCAGTGTTCAGTCCAGTGGAAGTCCTGTGCCCCTTCAAGCTGATGTCCCGTATGCATCCCTGCCCATGCCCGCCCAGTTCACCCAGCACCCGTTAGCGTACCTGCCCGGCCTTCCACAAGCACCCCTGTTCATGGTGTACAGCGGGCACGTACCCGAGGGCATCACACAAGGTCAGCGATCACCCATCTCAGATCTGAAGCGAGAaacagaagaggaggaggaagatcaGCCAGCGAAAAGACACAAACGTGCCGCGTCCATAGAAAGTGAAACCGTATGTTTAAAGGCCCAGTTCTACAATGATGTATACttaaattgtacattttaataataatgataattgtaGTATTTTAAAACAGTTTGTAGTATTATATTTTGTCTGTGTGTCTCGCAGGGTGAGAGTATGACCTCCAGTGCGCAAAGATCTCCATTTGGCTCCCAGGGAGGTTCTCCGTGGGACGAGACCTCGTTTGGGCCACTAAATGAGGGCGACACAGGGACACACAGTCCTAAAGACCCCATTCTGTCTTCTCATTACCTCTATGTTCCAAACACAGCAGGTACATAAAGAAATACTGCCGGTCTAGATTACTGCTGGGCGATATACTGTAGCTAGAAAATATTGTTGCTCTGAAATGGTTTAAAGGGTAATTGTTTTAAATGAAAGGAACCACCATTCTAACCAAACAGCCATTATTGCcatttagatttaaaatgttcaatgtaagaagaattaaaataaagtaataatctTAGGAGCCATTAgctccttaactgaaacattaaggagccaaatggctgtttttagtcgccaaatcatatAATTGTATTTAGGACTGCCCTTCAGAATatacataagcagatatttacataaagcatagtatgcacatagtgtgttgccttcttgagcatcaatgaatgtttgcaccttgtgtaatgtGTAATAGTTGAGTATCAATTAtcttaagtgtcaaaagctggatctcatatatatatatatatatataagcttctTAATTATTAAGAAGCCCAAAATAGggtcctgggtatctcagcgagtattgacgccaaccctggagtcatgagttcgaatccagggtgtgctgagtgactccagccaggtctcctaagcaaccaaattgtcccagttgctagggagggtagcacatggggtaacctcctcgtggtcgcgattagtggttctcgctctcaatagggcgtgtggtaagttgtgcgtggatcatggagagtagcttgagcctccacatgctgtgagtctccgcggtgtcatgcacagcgagccacataagatgcgcggattgacggactcagaaacagaggcaactgagacttgttctccgccacctggattgaggtgggtaactgcgccaccacgaggacctactaagtagtgggaattgggcattccaaattgggagaaaaggggatacatttttatttaaaagccCAAAATACACGTATGTCTGCGCTCtcagttgtgaacacactgatggATGATTCGCTGAGCAAGTGAATCTGAGTCAGACTGCTAAattgagctcctgagttcacaacctcagttcttttcgggtgattcatgaaaaagatccgcttcaaaagagtcatttattcacgactctctcacgctgggtttgttgttgcgtgcagtgcAGTGAGCTCATCACAGCAGAACGTGTGAAAAGCGGCTCGAGGCACATTGGTGGTGCACGCTCTAAAGATGCATTCAATAACTTGCAAggtgatatctgacgaaaccgcatctTTTATACAGCACCCTCATTCTAATGGTAAATTTTGCTCTTTTCTTCAGGACTGAATGGTTTGAACTTCCTCATGCCAGCAGGGCACACTCAGGACGGCATGCCAACCGTAGCTGTGCCGTACTTTTTGGTACCATCCCCACTCATAGCAGGCGCAGTGTCCACGTCCAACGCTGAGGGGGGTGCCAGCAGTGGTTTGAGTTTCAGTCTGCCCACCGTGCTGTCACCAGCCCGGTTTGTGATGGCAGGAGGGGCGTTCGGTGTGACTGGCAGTACAGATGCAATGAACAGCCCAGAGCATCACAGAGCACCAGTGCCCACATTCTCACCACAAGCCCCACGAACACAAGAGAGCTCAaagctaacacacacacaggtcagtGTGCTAAGCAGATAAGTGcgtccattaaagggatagtacacccacaaatgaaaattatgtcattattcaccctcacgttgttttaaacctggatgactttctttcttccatggaacacaaaagatgtttggcagaatgacagcctcagtcaccattcacattcattgcttcttttttccatataatacaagtgaatgatggcTGTTATTCTGCCAAAAATATAAGTCTTGTACAgactttttaattataatattctatttattcattaatttttataaaaataaaaaaacaccactTCTTACAacaaaactcagtttttcatttACGTAAAAGAATCGGCtgaaaagagtcattcgttcgggaggTAGTGCTGTCTGTGTGTCGCGAGGGGATTCAAAAGaatctcataagagtcatttgtttgggaatcagactacactggtcacactggatgtttcacactgtagattcaaaagaaccggttcatgagagtcatttgtttgggaattgaaAAGAACCGGCTTGTAAGAATATTTCGTTTGGGAATCGAATTACACTGATTGTGCTGGATGTttagtgctgtagattcaaaagaaccatctcatacaggtcattcgtttgggaatcagactatcAGGTCAAGTTTGTTGTTGATTCAAAATAACCGACTCGTATGATTAATTTGTTTTGGAACTGTTCTTCTctggtcatgctgtagattcaaaagaaccgactcatacgaGTCATTTGTTTTGGAATCGTTCTTCTCtggtcgtgctgtagattcaaaagaaatggctcataagagtcattggaCTATTCTGGTCGCAATTTAGATTTAAATTGAATCGACTCATACgagtctttcatttggaaattGAACtacactgtaaattcaaaagaatcggctcatacgAGTCATTAGCTTGGTAATCgggctacactggttgcactgttgATTCAAATGAACTGACTCAAATGAGTCATTTGTTTAGGAATCATTCTTCTCTGGTCACTGTATTTttggcgctgtagattcaaaataactGATTCATatgagtcattagtttgggaatcagactacactggtctcactttagattcaaaagaaccaactcatacgAGTCATTTGTTTAGGAATCGTTCTTCTCTGGTCACGCTGTATTTttggcactgtagattcaaaagaaccaacttaTACGAGTCATTTGTTTAGGAATCATTCTTCTCTGGTCGTGCTGTATTTactgcgctgtagattcaaaagaaatggctcataagagtcattggaCTATTCTGGTCGCAATTTAGATTTAAATTGAATCGACTCATACgagtctttcatttggaaattGAACtacactgtaaattcaaaagaatcggctcatacgAGTCATTAGCTTGGTAATCgggctacactggttgcactgttgATTCAAATGAACTGACTCA includes:
- the e2f7 gene encoding transcription factor E2F7 isoform X1, whose amino-acid sequence is MEMKCLSLKDLVSVRKIKTGPNETDNINDQKENICVDRRKMTPLKSDSVTTAINGHRRVSSPDITHITPIKHPERAHTDPWTPTANLKMLISAASPDIRDREMKKTLFRPIENEENVVENEEEEEELDDSCQFETLDDGGDDPERRPSRKQKSLGLLCQKFLALYPDYPKASKSIKISLDEVATCLGVERRRIYDIVNVLESLMLVSRMAKNLYLWHGRSLLPKTLQELQQKGREQGYHLQMDPRDETSLHATHHAQNTQAASSRRKDKSLRIMSQKFVMLFLVSKTHTVTLDTAAKILIEEGQDESSHSKYKTKVRRLYDIANVLTSLNLIKKLHVREEKSRKPAFKWIGPTDFHSSSDSDSLRVSDFKKSSSVMGTGERREKMARHDSFQVLSSPSVNQRQINSAPSTPHRDPKNEPVDYSRKTVPFGDSVQSSGSPVPLQADVPYASLPMPAQFTQHPLAYLPGLPQAPLFMVYSGHVPEGITQGQRSPISDLKRETEEEEEDQPAKRHKRAASIESETGESMTSSAQRSPFGSQGGSPWDETSFGPLNEGDTGTHSPKDPILSSHYLYVPNTAGLNGLNFLMPAGHTQDGMPTVAVPYFLVPSPLIAGAVSTSNAEGGASSGLSFSLPTVLSPARFVMAGGAFGVTGSTDAMNSPEHHRAPVPTFSPQAPRTQESSKLTHTQTPSTPKQAALGSKSFFETPGAFGSLMTPPAARKRGSAQRRLDIGHPTAN
- the e2f7 gene encoding transcription factor E2F7 isoform X2 codes for the protein MEMKCLSLKDLVSVRKIKTGPNETDNINDQKENICVDRRKMTPLKSDSVTTAINGHRRVSSPDITHITPIKHPERAHTDPWTPTANLKMLISAASPDIRDREMKKTLFRPIENEENVVENEEEEEELDDSCQFETLDDGGDDPERRPSRKQKSLGLLCQKFLALYPDYPKASKSIKISLDEVATCLGVERRRIYDIVNVLESLMLVSRMAKNLYLWHGRSLLPKTLQELQQKGREQGYHLQMDPRDETSLHATHHAQNTQASSRRKDKSLRIMSQKFVMLFLVSKTHTVTLDTAAKILIEEGQDESSHSKYKTKVRRLYDIANVLTSLNLIKKLHVREEKSRKPAFKWIGPTDFHSSSDSDSLRVSDFKKSSSVMGTGERREKMARHDSFQVLSSPSVNQRQINSAPSTPHRDPKNEPVDYSRKTVPFGDSVQSSGSPVPLQADVPYASLPMPAQFTQHPLAYLPGLPQAPLFMVYSGHVPEGITQGQRSPISDLKRETEEEEEDQPAKRHKRAASIESETGESMTSSAQRSPFGSQGGSPWDETSFGPLNEGDTGTHSPKDPILSSHYLYVPNTAGLNGLNFLMPAGHTQDGMPTVAVPYFLVPSPLIAGAVSTSNAEGGASSGLSFSLPTVLSPARFVMAGGAFGVTGSTDAMNSPEHHRAPVPTFSPQAPRTQESSKLTHTQTPSTPKQAALGSKSFFETPGAFGSLMTPPAARKRGSAQRRLDIGHPTAN
- the e2f7 gene encoding transcription factor E2F7 isoform X3, translating into MTPLKSDSVTTAINGHRRVSSPDITHITPIKHPERAHTDPWTPTANLKMLISAASPDIRDREMKKTLFRPIENEENVVENEEEEEELDDSCQFETLDDGGDDPERRPSRKQKSLGLLCQKFLALYPDYPKASKSIKISLDEVATCLGVERRRIYDIVNVLESLMLVSRMAKNLYLWHGRSLLPKTLQELQQKGREQGYHLQMDPRDETSLHATHHAQNTQAASSRRKDKSLRIMSQKFVMLFLVSKTHTVTLDTAAKILIEEGQDESSHSKYKTKVRRLYDIANVLTSLNLIKKLHVREEKSRKPAFKWIGPTDFHSSSDSDSLRVSDFKKSSSVMGTGERREKMARHDSFQVLSSPSVNQRQINSAPSTPHRDPKNEPVDYSRKTVPFGDSVQSSGSPVPLQADVPYASLPMPAQFTQHPLAYLPGLPQAPLFMVYSGHVPEGITQGQRSPISDLKRETEEEEEDQPAKRHKRAASIESETGESMTSSAQRSPFGSQGGSPWDETSFGPLNEGDTGTHSPKDPILSSHYLYVPNTAGLNGLNFLMPAGHTQDGMPTVAVPYFLVPSPLIAGAVSTSNAEGGASSGLSFSLPTVLSPARFVMAGGAFGVTGSTDAMNSPEHHRAPVPTFSPQAPRTQESSKLTHTQTPSTPKQAALGSKSFFETPGAFGSLMTPPAARKRGSAQRRLDIGHPTAN